The genomic region CAAGATTTCATAGGTCTCTTACTCAGTGGTGGTGTCCTCGCATACCTGGTGTATGCCCTGCTCAATCCGGAGAAGTTCTGAGGACATCATGCCGCTTGCAATTCAAACCATTTGCGCACTGCTGCTCGTCACCCTTCTGCTGGCAGTCGCCCGGGTGCCTGTAGGCATATA from Corynebacterium fournieri harbors:
- the kdpF gene encoding K(+)-transporting ATPase subunit F encodes the protein MAQDFIGLLLSGGVLAYLVYALLNPEKF